In Halarcobacter bivalviorum, a genomic segment contains:
- a CDS encoding LysE family translocator gives MEAYLSAFITLALAHFIALLSPGVDFFIILSNSSKYGKLSGIITSFGIAIANLVYILLALLGITLVKENQNIFLFIKVLGSLYLIYIAFMLLKTKKRDLFSKEKLRSENKKSLIKYFSMGFLSAILNPKNSIFYFTMFSISINNTTPLSIQSFYALWMFLAVLFWDIFIVYLITNKKSKYIFQKYSNYIEKICGLILLFIASFIIIDSF, from the coding sequence ATGGAAGCTTATTTAAGTGCTTTTATAACCCTTGCTCTTGCACATTTTATTGCTTTACTAAGTCCAGGGGTTGATTTTTTTATCATTCTTTCAAACTCCTCAAAATATGGAAAACTATCTGGGATTATAACTTCTTTTGGAATTGCTATTGCTAACTTAGTTTATATATTATTAGCTCTTTTAGGAATCACTTTAGTCAAAGAAAATCAAAATATATTTTTATTTATTAAAGTACTTGGTTCTTTATATTTAATCTATATTGCATTTATGCTTTTAAAAACAAAAAAAAGGGACCTCTTTTCAAAAGAAAAGCTAAGAAGTGAAAATAAAAAAAGTCTTATAAAATATTTTTCAATGGGTTTTTTATCTGCTATTTTAAATCCAAAAAACTCAATTTTTTATTTTACAATGTTTTCTATTTCTATAAATAATACAACACCATTATCTATACAATCATTTTATGCTCTTTGGATGTTTTTAGCTGTTTTATTTTGGGATATATTTATAGTCTATTTAATTACAAATAAAAAAAGCAAATATATTTTTCAAAAATATTCAAACTATATTGAAAAAATATGTGGCTTAATTCTTTTATTTATAGCTAGCTTCATAATTATAGATAGTTTTTAA
- the dnaA gene encoding chromosomal replication initiator protein DnaA: MTSKEFLSIIEQEANPSDYKKYLKQLSYKKISSDDKIAVFEVSNKYIASWIKSKYSAIIQHCFEKYDGTKPDIEIKIAGEKKSKKEIISEKAKNETAESTILNPSYTFDSFVVGSSNQMAYNASLAVSEKPGIQYNPLFIYGGTGLGKTHLLQAIGNDAIEKGKTVIYVTIEQFMNDFTFSIKNKNMEHFRGKYRKCDVLLIDDIQFLSGKEQTQEEFFHTFNELHNAKKQIVMTSDRLPSQIAGLVDRLKSRFEWGLTADIQIPGLETKIAIIEKKSELNGIALSREIINYIATNLDNSIREIEGVLIRINASASLLNQEINLELAQSLLKEQIQEKKDNIKLPDIISLVANELNIKPSDIKSKKRTATVANARRVVIYLARELTHNSMPDIAKFLGMKDHSSISKNIQKTNELIETDENFKLIIQNLKNKIIN; the protein is encoded by the coding sequence ATGACAAGTAAAGAGTTTTTATCGATAATTGAACAAGAAGCTAATCCATCAGATTATAAAAAATATTTAAAACAGCTATCATACAAAAAAATTTCTTCTGATGATAAGATTGCAGTATTTGAAGTATCAAATAAATATATTGCTTCATGGATAAAAAGTAAATATAGCGCAATTATTCAACACTGCTTTGAAAAATATGATGGAACAAAACCAGATATTGAAATAAAAATTGCAGGTGAAAAAAAGAGTAAAAAAGAGATTATCTCTGAAAAAGCTAAAAATGAAACTGCTGAAAGTACAATTTTAAACCCTTCATATACATTTGATTCATTTGTTGTTGGTAGTTCAAACCAAATGGCATATAATGCTTCATTGGCTGTTTCAGAAAAACCAGGAATTCAATATAACCCCCTATTTATCTATGGTGGAACAGGTCTTGGGAAAACTCACCTTTTACAAGCAATTGGTAACGATGCAATTGAAAAAGGTAAAACAGTTATTTATGTAACTATTGAACAGTTTATGAATGATTTTACTTTTTCAATTAAAAATAAAAATATGGAACATTTCCGAGGAAAGTACCGAAAATGTGATGTTTTATTAATTGATGATATTCAATTTTTATCTGGAAAAGAACAAACTCAAGAAGAGTTTTTCCATACTTTTAATGAACTTCACAATGCAAAAAAACAAATTGTTATGACATCTGATAGACTTCCTTCTCAAATTGCAGGATTAGTTGACAGATTAAAATCAAGATTTGAATGGGGATTAACAGCTGATATCCAAATTCCTGGACTTGAAACAAAAATTGCAATTATTGAAAAGAAAAGTGAACTTAATGGAATTGCCCTAAGTAGGGAAATTATCAATTATATTGCAACAAATTTAGATAACTCAATTAGAGAAATTGAAGGTGTTTTAATTAGAATTAATGCAAGTGCTTCTTTACTTAACCAAGAGATTAATTTAGAACTTGCACAAAGTCTATTAAAAGAACAAATACAAGAGAAAAAAGATAATATCAAATTACCAGATATTATTTCACTTGTTGCAAATGAATTAAATATTAAACCAAGTGATATTAAATCTAAAAAAAGAACAGCAACAGTTGCAAATGCAAGAAGAGTTGTAATCTACCTAGCAAGGGAGCTTACACACAATTCAATGCCTGATATTGCTAAATTTTTAGGAATGAAAGATCATAGTTCTATTTCAAAAAATATTCAAAAAACAAATGAATTAATTGAAACAGATGAAAACTTTAAATTAATCATTCAAAATTTAAAAAATAAAATCATAAATTAA
- a CDS encoding DUF3010 family protein, which translates to MKICGIELKANNIILSVIDNKEFQDIKIKKLSLEDDEKQEDIRKFCNEFLLFLEQEEIEKVVIKKRAKKGNFAGGAVTFKLEGLIQLNPLCEVELISAQAISSFEKKNQIEYPNSLKKYQEQAYLCALYAS; encoded by the coding sequence ATGAAAATTTGTGGAATAGAGCTAAAAGCCAATAATATTATCCTATCAGTTATAGACAATAAAGAATTTCAAGATATTAAAATAAAAAAACTTAGCCTTGAAGATGATGAAAAACAAGAAGATATTAGAAAATTTTGTAATGAATTTTTATTATTTTTAGAGCAAGAAGAGATTGAAAAAGTAGTAATAAAAAAAAGAGCAAAAAAGGGAAACTTTGCAGGGGGAGCAGTGACTTTTAAACTAGAAGGATTAATACAATTAAACCCTCTTTGTGAAGTAGAACTAATTTCAGCTCAAGCTATTTCCTCTTTTGAAAAGAAAAATCAAATTGAATATCCTAATTCTTTAAAAAAATATCAAGAACAAGCATATTTGTGTGCTTTATATGCAAGTTAA
- the dnaN gene encoding DNA polymerase III subunit beta: MKFIITKSIFENVISSMQPFLEKKDASSITSHIYLEVNDSKLILKATDYEIGLESQIDSITEAIYGKATVNGSNLLGIIKRLKDADIIIETTDNNLIIKQNKSTFKLPMYDADEYPNLILNENLKSLNISTINFINSIRKITPSIDNNNPKFELNGALIDIKNSKINFVSTDTRRLAISFLENMSNNEGQIIIPKKAIIEIQKLFLDDAKISFDENNLVVTTENMKFFTKLINGKFPDYERIIPQSLKHNLSIPKNILVESIKLVTSLFSNIKITFKPHSIVFESLDEDTESKTQIDIELNIDQEFYLAVNAKYLLDYLSQTNNENVKIGFNESNLPFYLEDEKFYTIVMPIVLEK; the protein is encoded by the coding sequence ATGAAGTTCATAATTACAAAAAGCATATTTGAGAATGTAATCTCATCAATGCAACCATTTTTAGAAAAAAAAGATGCTAGTTCAATTACTTCTCACATCTATTTAGAAGTAAATGATTCTAAACTAATATTAAAAGCTACAGACTATGAAATAGGTTTAGAGTCTCAAATTGATTCAATAACTGAAGCAATCTATGGAAAAGCAACAGTAAATGGTTCTAACTTACTAGGTATTATAAAAAGATTAAAAGATGCAGATATTATAATTGAAACAACAGATAATAATTTAATTATCAAACAAAATAAATCTACATTTAAACTTCCTATGTATGATGCAGATGAATATCCAAATTTAATTTTAAATGAAAATTTAAAAAGTTTAAATATTTCTACAATTAATTTTATTAACTCAATTAGAAAAATTACTCCATCAATTGATAATAACAATCCTAAATTTGAATTAAATGGTGCATTAATAGATATTAAAAATTCAAAAATTAATTTTGTATCTACTGATACTAGAAGATTAGCTATCTCATTTTTAGAAAATATGTCAAATAATGAAGGTCAAATTATTATTCCTAAAAAAGCAATCATTGAAATTCAAAAACTATTTTTAGATGATGCAAAAATTTCATTTGATGAAAACAATTTAGTAGTAACAACAGAAAATATGAAATTCTTTACAAAACTTATTAATGGAAAATTCCCTGATTATGAAAGAATTATTCCACAAAGTTTAAAACACAATTTATCTATTCCTAAAAATATTTTAGTAGAATCAATAAAACTTGTAACTTCACTATTTTCAAATATTAAAATTACATTTAAACCACATTCAATAGTTTTTGAATCTTTAGATGAAGATACTGAATCAAAAACTCAAATTGATATTGAATTAAATATTGATCAAGAGTTCTATCTTGCTGTTAATGCAAAATATCTATTAGATTATTTAAGTCAAACAAATAATGAAAACGTAAAGATTGGATTTAATGAATCAAATTTACCATTTTATTTAGAAGATGAAAAATTCTATACAATCGTAATGCCAATCGTTTTAGAAAAATAA
- the gyrB gene encoding DNA topoisomerase (ATP-hydrolyzing) subunit B, which translates to MSQPEYGASNIKVLKGLEAVRKRPGMYIGDTNINGLHHMVYEVVDNSIDEAMAGFCRNIKVTMTKDHWIKVEDDGRGIPTAMHPTEKMSAATVVLTVLHAGGKFDKDTYKVSGGLHGVGVSVVNALSKDLKMTIYREGKIHYQEFSCGIPKAPLEVIGDSPRKTGTTIEFLADDSIFEVDTYDFAILSKRFKEVAYLNPFISITLEDEIQKKKEVYHFEGGINQFVQDLNKDTAICDAISFSERVEDLEVDIALLYNSTYTEKTISFVNNIRTIDGGTHEAGFKAGLTRSIVKYVNNNAAAREKDTKITGDDVREGLIAVVSVKVPEPQFEGQTKGKLGSSYVKPICQKLTNEMLDKYFEENPTQAKAVMEKALMAARGREAAKKARDLTRKKDAMTVGTLPGKLAECQSKDPEIRELYLVEGDSAGGSAKQGRDRVYQAILPLKGKILNVEKSRLDKILKSDEIRNMITALGCGIGEDFDEEKIRYHKVIIMTDADVDGSHIQTLLLTFFFRFLRPIIDKGYLYIAQPPLYRYKKGKNERYLKDDTALSNFLIENGVENFDFDALGKNDLIDLFKTVSRYRGMLRQLEKRYSLIEVLKHLIENSDLVKLDLSALYEEVKLFIEAKGYNILSKSISEERIQLFVQTNEGLEELIIDDELFASPYFSEATYIFNRLVERDISMFNGRDLIEILEEIEGIAKKGAYIQRYKGLGEMNPEQLWETTMTPEDRRLIRVAIEDAEVASDTFTLFMGDEVEPRRNYIEEHAKDVEHLDV; encoded by the coding sequence ATGAGTCAACCAGAATATGGCGCTAGTAATATTAAAGTTTTAAAAGGTTTAGAAGCTGTTAGAAAAAGACCAGGTATGTATATTGGTGATACAAACATCAATGGACTTCACCATATGGTTTATGAAGTAGTTGATAACTCTATTGATGAAGCTATGGCTGGCTTTTGTAGAAACATCAAAGTTACTATGACAAAAGATCATTGGATAAAAGTTGAAGATGATGGTAGAGGTATTCCTACTGCAATGCACCCTACTGAAAAAATGAGTGCTGCAACAGTTGTATTAACAGTACTTCATGCAGGTGGAAAATTTGATAAAGATACATATAAAGTTTCTGGTGGTCTTCACGGAGTTGGTGTATCTGTTGTAAATGCTCTATCTAAAGATCTTAAAATGACTATTTATAGAGAAGGAAAAATTCATTATCAAGAGTTTTCTTGTGGTATACCAAAAGCTCCTTTAGAAGTAATTGGAGATAGCCCTAGAAAAACAGGTACAACTATTGAATTTTTAGCAGATGATTCTATTTTTGAAGTTGATACTTATGATTTTGCAATTCTTTCTAAAAGATTTAAAGAAGTTGCTTATTTAAATCCATTTATTTCAATTACTTTAGAAGATGAAATTCAAAAGAAAAAAGAAGTTTATCATTTTGAGGGTGGTATTAATCAATTCGTTCAAGATTTAAACAAAGATACTGCAATTTGTGATGCTATCTCTTTTTCTGAAAGAGTTGAAGACTTAGAAGTAGATATTGCTTTATTATATAACTCAACATATACTGAAAAAACAATCTCTTTTGTAAATAATATTAGAACTATTGATGGTGGTACACACGAAGCTGGTTTTAAAGCTGGACTTACAAGATCAATTGTAAAGTATGTAAATAATAATGCAGCTGCAAGAGAAAAAGATACTAAAATTACTGGTGATGATGTAAGAGAAGGTCTTATTGCTGTTGTTTCTGTTAAAGTTCCAGAGCCACAATTTGAAGGTCAAACAAAAGGAAAATTAGGTTCTTCTTATGTAAAACCTATTTGTCAAAAATTAACTAATGAAATGTTAGATAAATATTTTGAAGAGAACCCAACACAAGCAAAAGCTGTGATGGAAAAAGCTTTAATGGCGGCAAGAGGTAGAGAAGCTGCTAAAAAAGCTAGAGATTTAACTAGAAAAAAAGATGCTATGACAGTTGGAACTCTTCCTGGTAAATTAGCTGAATGTCAAAGTAAAGACCCAGAAATTAGAGAATTATACCTGGTGGAGGGAGACTCTGCGGGAGGTTCTGCAAAACAAGGTAGAGATAGAGTTTATCAAGCAATTTTACCACTAAAAGGTAAGATTTTAAATGTTGAAAAATCTAGACTTGATAAAATTTTAAAATCTGATGAGATTAGAAATATGATTACTGCACTTGGTTGTGGTATTGGTGAAGATTTTGATGAAGAGAAAATTAGATATCACAAAGTTATTATTATGACGGATGCCGATGTTGATGGTTCTCACATTCAAACTCTTTTATTAACATTCTTCTTTAGATTTTTAAGACCAATTATTGATAAAGGTTATTTATATATTGCTCAACCACCACTTTATAGATATAAAAAAGGTAAAAATGAGAGATATTTAAAAGATGATACTGCTTTATCAAATTTCTTAATTGAAAATGGTGTAGAAAATTTTGATTTTGATGCACTTGGAAAAAATGATTTAATTGACCTATTTAAAACAGTTTCTAGATATAGAGGTATGTTAAGACAATTAGAAAAAAGATACTCTTTAATTGAAGTATTAAAACATCTTATTGAAAATTCTGATTTAGTAAAATTAGATCTTTCAGCACTATATGAAGAAGTGAAATTATTTATTGAAGCTAAAGGTTATAATATTCTTTCAAAAAGTATTAGTGAAGAGAGAATTCAACTATTTGTTCAAACAAATGAAGGTTTAGAAGAGCTTATTATTGATGATGAGCTATTTGCCTCTCCATATTTTTCAGAAGCTACTTATATTTTCAATAGACTTGTAGAAAGAGATATTTCTATGTTTAATGGAAGAGATTTAATTGAAATTCTTGAAGAAATTGAAGGAATTGCTAAAAAAGGTGCATATATCCAAAGATATAAAGGTCTTGGAGAGATGAACCCTGAGCAATTATGGGAAACTACAATGACACCTGAAGATAGAAGACTTATAAGAGTTGCAATTGAAGATGCTGAAGTTGCATCAGATACATTTACTTTATTTATGGGTGATGAAGTAGAACCTAGAAGAAACTATATCGAAGAACACGCAAAAGACGTAGAACACTTAGACGTATAA
- the queF gene encoding preQ(1) synthase, whose product MKYGEKEIVEFDINKEEHFWPNNHSKNYVIDIELPEFMAKCPRSGYPDFATIKLKYIPNERVIELKALKLYINSFMFREVSHENSANEIFDTLYEKLQPKWMKVVADFKPRGNVHTVIEIDSDKM is encoded by the coding sequence ATGAAATATGGTGAAAAAGAGATTGTAGAATTTGATATTAACAAAGAAGAGCATTTTTGGCCAAATAACCATTCAAAAAACTATGTTATTGATATTGAACTTCCAGAGTTTATGGCAAAATGTCCTAGAAGTGGATATCCTGATTTTGCAACAATCAAATTAAAGTATATTCCAAATGAGAGAGTTATTGAATTAAAGGCTTTAAAACTTTATATTAATTCTTTTATGTTTAGAGAAGTTTCTCATGAAAACTCAGCAAATGAGATATTTGATACATTATATGAAAAACTACAACCAAAATGGATGAAAGTAGTCGCAGATTTTAAACCAAGAGGTAATGTACACACTGTAATTGAAATAGACAGTGACAAAATGTAA
- a CDS encoding NAD(P)-dependent oxidoreductase — MALGFIGLGNLGRAVAQRLTDMNEELVVYNRTREKVEDLGYKIAKSPKELIEKCDIVILCLFESDAVENIFNMENGLLEADLEGKTIIDLTTNHFKQVLNFHNIIDERGGEYLESPIFGSVAPALQGQVTIVTSGKKETFDSCKVVLEKIGKEIFYLKEPGKASKMKLINNLCLGSFMATIAECSALGDACDISRSTLLEILGVGGGQSLVLKAKTQKLLEEDYSPHFSNNAIYKDLHTLQDLAYSMNQPLYTAAIPKELFGKMKKDGKGEEDFCSIVQLFKD, encoded by the coding sequence ATGGCATTAGGATTTATTGGACTTGGGAACCTAGGGCGTGCAGTTGCTCAAAGATTAACAGATATGAATGAAGAGCTAGTTGTTTACAATAGAACTAGAGAAAAAGTAGAAGATTTAGGATATAAAATTGCAAAATCACCAAAAGAGTTAATTGAAAAGTGTGATATTGTAATCTTATGCCTTTTTGAATCAGATGCTGTAGAAAATATTTTCAATATGGAAAATGGTCTTTTAGAAGCTGATTTAGAGGGTAAAACTATTATTGATTTAACAACTAATCATTTCAAGCAAGTTCTAAACTTCCATAATATAATTGATGAAAGAGGTGGTGAGTATTTAGAATCACCTATTTTTGGTAGTGTAGCTCCTGCATTACAAGGACAAGTAACAATAGTTACCTCTGGTAAAAAAGAGACTTTTGATTCATGTAAAGTAGTTTTAGAGAAAATTGGTAAAGAGATATTCTATTTAAAAGAGCCAGGAAAAGCTTCTAAGATGAAACTAATCAATAATCTATGTCTAGGGTCATTTATGGCTACAATCGCAGAATGTAGTGCTTTAGGTGATGCTTGTGATATATCAAGAAGTACACTTCTAGAAATATTAGGAGTTGGTGGGGGACAATCACTAGTACTTAAAGCAAAAACACAAAAACTATTAGAAGAGGATTACTCTCCTCACTTTTCAAATAATGCTATTTATAAGGATTTACATACTTTACAAGATTTAGCTTATAGTATGAATCAGCCTTTATATACAGCAGCTATTCCAAAAGAACTATTTGGAAAGATGAAAAAAGATGGAAAAGGTGAAGAGGATTTTTGTTCTATAGTACAACTTTTTAAAGACTAA
- the zupT gene encoding zinc transporter ZupT, which translates to MENLEFTDYLIAFSLTLFAGLSTSIGAVLAFFSKEKNYTILSLGMGFSAGVMIYVSFMEILKKSQDSFTQILASETYAELLTLAFFFLGIALSAIIDKLIPEDVNPHEPKSNQELKELKTDHKMLNTNALKRTGLFTALAIGIHNFPEGFATFISALDSLTLGVTIALAIAIHNIPEGMAVSLPIYHATGERKKAFWYATLSGLAEPVGALLGYFLLLPLMGDATLGITFAVVAGIMIYISFDELLPAARVYGNAHTTIAGLVFGMFIMASSLLIFKLV; encoded by the coding sequence ATGGAAAATCTTGAGTTTACAGATTACTTAATTGCATTTTCATTGACACTATTTGCAGGGCTATCTACTAGTATAGGAGCAGTCCTTGCATTTTTTTCAAAAGAGAAAAACTATACCATCCTTTCACTTGGTATGGGATTTTCTGCTGGTGTTATGATATATGTCTCTTTTATGGAAATCTTAAAAAAATCTCAAGATTCTTTCACTCAAATTCTTGCAAGTGAAACATATGCTGAACTACTAACTTTAGCTTTCTTCTTTTTAGGAATTGCCTTAAGTGCAATAATTGATAAACTAATACCTGAAGATGTAAACCCCCATGAACCAAAATCTAACCAAGAATTAAAAGAGTTAAAAACTGACCATAAGATGCTAAATACAAATGCTTTAAAAAGAACAGGTCTTTTTACAGCTTTAGCCATTGGTATTCACAACTTTCCAGAAGGTTTTGCTACATTTATCTCAGCTCTTGATAGTTTAACCCTTGGTGTAACTATTGCTTTAGCTATTGCTATACATAATATCCCAGAGGGTATGGCTGTTAGTTTACCTATTTACCATGCAACAGGAGAGAGAAAAAAAGCTTTTTGGTATGCAACTCTTTCAGGACTTGCTGAACCTGTTGGTGCATTATTAGGATATTTTTTACTATTACCTCTTATGGGTGATGCAACACTTGGGATTACTTTTGCAGTAGTAGCAGGAATAATGATATATATTTCATTTGATGAGTTATTACCAGCAGCTAGAGTATATGGAAATGCTCATACTACTATTGCTGGTTTAGTTTTTGGAATGTTTATTATGGCAAGTAGCTTACTTATTTTTAAACTAGTTTAA
- a CDS encoding NAD(P)-binding domain-containing protein, with amino-acid sequence MEKIYEVAIVGGGPGGIGTAVEAAVHGIENILLLDKADNHSSTIRRFYKKNKRVDRNWKGQVVEIEGNIPFMDGTKETTLDFFDQLLDEDKIDTAFNTEVENITKDENSNLFILQTTNKIFKAKCVVVTIGKMGKPNKPEYKIPPSLKNYINFNLDKCSKNEKILVVGGGNSAVEYACSLSEEENTVTLVYRKEKFTRLNPENEDILFKYNGQEKLRLRLNTDIESIENEDGRVKVSFTDGHFTIYDRAIYAIGGTAPVDFLKKAGIKMDEDGKPIYNEDNETNIPCMYVAGDVAFNTGGSIATALNHGFRITNSLLKKRGKTKSSIELFFKNNPTFKY; translated from the coding sequence ATGGAAAAGATATATGAAGTAGCAATTGTAGGTGGTGGACCTGGTGGGATTGGAACAGCTGTTGAAGCTGCCGTTCATGGTATTGAAAATATATTATTATTAGATAAAGCAGATAATCATTCAAGTACAATTAGAAGATTTTATAAAAAAAATAAAAGAGTTGATAGAAACTGGAAAGGTCAAGTTGTAGAAATAGAAGGAAATATTCCTTTTATGGATGGAACTAAAGAGACTACTTTAGACTTCTTTGACCAATTACTTGATGAAGATAAAATAGATACTGCTTTTAATACTGAAGTAGAAAATATTACTAAAGATGAGAATAGTAATCTTTTTATCTTACAAACTACAAATAAAATATTTAAAGCAAAATGTGTAGTAGTAACCATTGGTAAAATGGGAAAACCAAATAAACCTGAATATAAAATTCCTCCTTCACTAAAAAATTATATAAATTTTAATTTAGATAAATGTAGTAAAAATGAAAAGATACTTGTAGTTGGTGGAGGTAACTCAGCAGTAGAGTATGCTTGTAGTCTATCTGAAGAAGAGAATACTGTAACGTTAGTTTATAGAAAAGAGAAGTTTACAAGATTAAATCCTGAAAATGAAGATATTTTATTTAAATATAATGGACAAGAAAAACTTAGGCTTAGACTAAATACAGATATTGAGTCAATTGAAAATGAAGATGGAAGAGTAAAAGTTAGTTTTACAGATGGTCACTTTACTATTTATGATAGAGCTATCTATGCAATTGGTGGAACTGCTCCTGTAGATTTTTTAAAAAAAGCAGGAATAAAAATGGATGAAGATGGAAAACCAATTTATAATGAAGACAATGAGACAAATATCCCTTGCATGTATGTAGCAGGAGATGTTGCTTTTAATACTGGTGGTTCAATTGCAACAGCTTTAAATCATGGTTTTCGTATTACAAATTCTTTACTTAAAAAAAGAGGAAAAACAAAGAGTAGTATTGAACTATTTTTCAAAAATAATCCTACTTTTAAGTACTAA
- a CDS encoding DMT family transporter, which translates to MRKDLTKSSNLLLLNIVALIFLASNSILCKLAIVNEYADAYSFTFLRLVFASLTLYFIVSLKYRRIILNKNKNWFSAFFLFLYAITFSYAYLDLDAGLGTLILFALVQLTMISYAIFTKEKISIKQFIGIFIALFGLIYLFYPKDDFTLSIKSFILISLAGISWGVYTILGKRSKNALKDTNDNFLKTIPFLLLYLLIFPVNINITTDGLILSFLSGAVTSAIGYVIWYKILDNISIITAGVIQLIVPIIAIVLSVVLLDELLTSTLVISTLLIIIGIYLTISKSRV; encoded by the coding sequence ATGAGAAAAGATTTAACAAAAAGTTCAAATTTATTATTGTTAAATATTGTTGCATTAATCTTTTTAGCATCAAACTCTATTTTATGTAAATTAGCAATTGTAAATGAGTATGCTGATGCTTATTCTTTCACTTTTTTAAGATTAGTATTTGCAAGTTTAACGCTATATTTCATTGTTTCTTTAAAATATAGAAGAATTATTTTAAATAAAAACAAAAATTGGTTTAGTGCTTTTTTTCTTTTTTTGTATGCTATAACTTTTTCATATGCCTATCTTGATTTAGATGCAGGATTAGGAACTTTAATTCTTTTTGCACTTGTTCAATTAACCATGATTTCATATGCAATTTTTACTAAAGAAAAAATCTCTATAAAACAATTTATTGGTATATTTATTGCACTTTTTGGATTAATCTACCTTTTTTATCCTAAAGATGATTTTACTTTATCAATAAAAAGTTTTATTTTAATCTCTTTAGCTGGAATTAGTTGGGGAGTTTATACTATTTTAGGCAAAAGGTCCAAAAATGCTTTAAAAGATACAAATGACAACTTTTTAAAAACTATTCCTTTTTTACTTTTATATCTTTTGATTTTTCCTGTAAATATAAATATTACAACAGATGGTTTAATATTGAGTTTTCTATCAGGGGCTGTAACTTCTGCAATTGGTTATGTAATTTGGTATAAAATATTAGATAATATCTCAATAATCACTGCAGGTGTAATTCAATTAATTGTTCCAATCATTGCTATTGTTTTAAGTGTAGTTTTATTAGATGAATTACTTACATCTACACTTGTAATCTCAACACTTTTAATTATTATTGGCATTTACCTAACAATAAGTAAATCAAGAGTTTAA
- a CDS encoding AraC family transcriptional regulator: MKEGKFTKVFIHKALPYLELRHSNTGNHYKEHIHESFSIGINLKGESLYSNKQKKYDFKKGLIAVVNPNEIHSCNALKRENHEYYMLYLDKKWCFEIQKTISNHITSFIEYPNALIDDQNYYKDFLNLCKLLFSNSSIEEKENELIEFFTKLFEKNIPNSKEKIEDENFEKICKYLKENFKENISLEELAKKFSLNSFYIIKLFKANMNMTPHKYLLNIKINYSKELLKKGETIVNAALECGFVDQSHFHKNFLNIVATTPNQYRKNFI, encoded by the coding sequence ATTAAAGAAGGAAAATTTACTAAAGTTTTTATACATAAAGCACTTCCTTATTTAGAACTAAGACATTCAAATACAGGAAATCACTATAAAGAACATATCCACGAAAGCTTTTCTATAGGTATCAACCTTAAAGGTGAAAGTCTATATTCAAATAAACAAAAAAAATATGATTTTAAAAAAGGACTTATTGCAGTTGTAAACCCAAATGAAATACACTCTTGCAATGCCCTTAAAAGAGAAAATCATGAATATTATATGCTTTACTTAGACAAAAAATGGTGTTTTGAAATACAAAAAACTATTTCAAATCATATTACAAGTTTTATAGAATATCCAAATGCTTTGATTGATGATCAAAATTATTATAAAGATTTCCTAAATCTTTGTAAATTACTTTTTTCAAATAGTTCTATAGAAGAAAAAGAGAATGAACTAATTGAGTTTTTTACAAAACTTTTTGAAAAAAATATTCCCAATTCAAAAGAAAAAATTGAAGATGAAAATTTTGAAAAAATATGCAAATATCTAAAAGAAAATTTTAAAGAAAATATCTCTTTAGAAGAGTTAGCTAAAAAATTTTCTCTTAATAGCTTTTATATAATTAAACTTTTCAAAGCAAATATGAATATGACTCCTCACAAATATCTTTTAAATATAAAAATTAACTACTCAAAAGAACTTTTAAAAAAAGGAGAAACTATTGTTAATGCTGCATTAGAGTGTGGTTTTGTAGACCAAAGCCATTTTCATAAAAACTTTTTAAATATAGTAGCTACTACTCCAAACCAATATAGAAAAAATTTTATTTAA